In Neofelis nebulosa isolate mNeoNeb1 chromosome 7, mNeoNeb1.pri, whole genome shotgun sequence, the following proteins share a genomic window:
- the LOC131518194 gene encoding olfactory receptor 4K1-like, whose product MDEVNKSVVTEFILLGLSSSQDTQLFLFFFFSVFYGAAVLGNILIILTVITDSRLHSPMYFFLSNLSFIDVCQATFATPKMIADFLNEHKTITFQGCMSQIFFLHVFGGSEMVLLVAMAYDRYIAICKPLHYITVMSRRVCTILVGVSWTIGILHSASHLAFTVNLPFCGPNKVDNFFCDLPLVIKLACLETYVLEILVLTNSGLLSLICFLLLLISYTIILATVHQQASGGTSKALSTLSAHITVVVLFFGPLIFIYIWPFESFPIDKFISVFFTVFTPVLNPMIYTLRNKDVKEAMKKLRNRHVGSKQVF is encoded by the coding sequence CAATAAATCAGTGGTTACTGAATTCATTTTGTTGGGCCTGTCTAGCTCTCAAGATACTcaactcttcctcttctttttcttctctgtgttttatGGAGCTGCGGTTTTGGGAAACATCCTTATCATCCTCACAGTAATTACAGACTCTCGCTTACATTCcccaatgtatttttttcttagcaaTCTCTCCTTTATTGATGTGTGTCAGGCTACATTTGCCACTCCCAAGATGATTGCAGACTTCCTCAATGAACACAAGACCATCACCTTCCAGGGATGCATGTCACAAATCTTTTTCTTGCATGTTTTTGGGGGTAGTGAGATGGTGCTTCTTGTTGCCATGGCCTATGATAGATATATTGCTATTTGCAAACCTCTGCACTACATTACCGTCATGAGCCGAAGGGTGTGCACTATTCTGGTGGGAGTCTCCTGGACCATTGGTATTCTGCATTCAGCCAGCCACCTGGCATTCACAGTCAATCTTCCTTTCTGTGGACCCAATAAGGTAGACAATTTCTTTTGTGACCTTCCCCTTGTGATCAAGCTTGCCTGCTTAGAAACATATGTTTTAGAGATCCTCGTGCTAACCAACAGTGGCCTGCTCTCTCTTATCTGCTTCctccttttgctcatttcttaTACTATCATCCTTGCTACTGTCCATCAGCAAGCCTCTGGTGGGACATCCAAGGCACTTTCCACCCTGTCTGCCCACATCACTGTTGTGGTTTTGTTCTTTGGCCCATTAATCTTCATTTATATTTGGCCTTTTGAAAGCTTCCCAAttgataaatttatttctgtgttttttactGTCTTCACTCCTGTCCTTAACCCCATGATCTACACATTGAGGAATAAAGATGTAAAGGAAGCCATGAAAAAGCTACGGAACCGACATGTGGGTTCTAAGCAAGTCTTTTAG